actcataaaaacaaaaaacaaacattcataaaaacaaaaatattaaatagtgtAATCAAACTTAATATTCAAGCTTTATAAAAAACACAGCagtaatatagtattttaacccccaaaaaatgaaaaatttactttcgacgaaaaaaaaaacccccaaaaaatgaaaaaacaaagttttgctAAGATATATCAAAATTTGGGCTTTTCTAATTGGTGAAACGAATAAGCCCAAAATTGGGCCTTTTTGATAAAAACACTCATAAGATTATTTAGTCGTATTCGAAAGTGTAattgttgaaaacttgaaatggtATAAATAGTAGCACAAAGACGAAGAGGATTCAAAGACTTTTCGTGTTTCTTTCTGGAAAACTTGGAAATATCAAAATCttcaaagaagtaaaagaaagaaaatgaagagactGATGAACATGTTCAAGCGAAAGCCTGATCCGAAGCAAAAGCTCCGAGATTGGCAGCGGAAGCTACGCCAAGAATGCCGTAAAATCGAACACCAAATTCGAGGTATTCTTGAAGTTTCTAGTAAAAGTTTCGATCTTTGAGAGTTTTGGTCACTTCTATGATAGATTTAGATTGATGGGTTATGATCAAAATCCGATTTTGTGAAGTAATGATCGAATGGTTTATGAGTATATTgaatggtgttcttagaattggattcttgggttttgttttaaCTGAGTGAGTTTGTTTtcagatatagagagagaagaaagaaaagtaaagaaagataTTAAAGACTCGGTGAAGCGGAATGATATGGCCACTGCTGAGGTACGAAAAGGATGAAACTTTATTAGCAGATCTGATCGATTGTGAAAGATGTTgaagttttaaagttttttttctctgttttgtgtgtgtgtgtttaaagGGACTTGCTAGGGAAATAGTGAGTGCTAGAAGAATAGTGAAGCGACTTTATGAAAACAAAGCTCAGTTGAATTCAGTATCAATGCATCTTGCGGAGACTGTTGGTAAAATGATCAAAAGCTTTACATTGTGGTTTTCATCTGAAGCCAAGTCGTAAGATGTGTTTGTTTAGATTTCTTTGGCGTGTTTTAGGAACTGCGATAACAGTTGGGAATATTTCGAAGAGCACTGAGGTTATGAAGATTGTTATTAAACTCATGAAAGCTCCGGCTTTGGCTGCGACAATGCAGGAGTTCAGCAAAGAGCTCACTAAGGTAGTTCATTTGAGCTTACTGTGTGCTGTGAATGATCATATTAAGCATATGTATTTGGCAAGTTTTTCTAATGTGGGGATATTTATGTAGGCTGGGGTTATTGGAGAGTTTGTGAGTGATGTGGTTGATGATACCTTAGATTCTGAGGATATCGATGAGGAGGTTGATAAAGTGTTGACTGCCGTAGCTGGAGAGACTGCAGCTAAGCTCCCTGAAACAGTTAGGAAGGGAAAGATAATGGCACCAGCTCAAAAGGTGAAAACTTCACGTGAGGTAAGGATCTTCCACAGTTGAATGATTTGTAAGATGGTATATTTACTGACAGGGGAGATCAAAATCTGAAAAGGGATAGTGTTATATTTTGCAGGAAGAGGCAATTACAGAAGGAGTTGATGGTGATGAAGAACCTGAGGAAGTTAGAGCTGGGCTCGCCAAAGTTAGATCTTAACTGATATAGTGATATATACATACTTGGTTCGTACTAGTGAGTTTTCTTCTAACTGCGGTTCTATTCTTGGTGGATCTTTGAGCTGGAACGATGTGTTGGACAGTGATTGTGCTACTTGTATAGTTTGaaagaaattttagttttagtgtTTGTTAGGTTTGGTTATGTGtaaagtttttggatttgagaaGGAGAAACCCATTCGGTTTTGGTTCATCTTGATTTGATTTGGCCTAGTTCGATATACTAATTGCATCATCgtttcaaaaccaaaagattattattaaaacttgGTCACATTACTATATTTAATGTGCACACTAAAATGATTTATTAAGGCAAGCTATATTGATCAACATGCACATAAAACGTGTAGTTGCGTAGAGTATTACGTAAACATGCGGTTGTGTATCACAAACTTCAGACGGCACTTCTTTACTGAAGTGTCATGTTCTTGTTGAGATCTAAGTCTCAAAAGAGGCTTTTGTAGACTTATGTGTGTCACAAACGTATATGTGTTTTCTGCAGTTTTTTTATCGTTAATTTGTCCAATTTAACACTTGTGGTCAATATTGATAACATTATTAACCTTTCAAAACTAGGATCAGTAGTTAACTCTGCCTCACCCTATTTATTCcgtaacttttatttttttttatttttcttctatttatttactattacaattttttttatataaaattctattttgcgtctctctaaatatatatatatatatatatatatatatatatatatatccatatgaTATGACAGTGTTAATCTATTTAGTCTGCCTTAGCAAATTGCATGCTAAAATATGGGTTGCTTGATGCTTAGTGTATATATGTACGATAGTCGATAGGTGTCtactttgtgtgtgtgtgtgtgtgtgtgtgtgtgtgtgcgcgtgtgtgtgtgtgtgtgtgcgcgtgtgtgtgtgtgtgtgtgtgtgtgtgtgtgtgtgtgtgtgtgtgtgttagatTTGTTCAATAACACATGTTTTGAGGGACTACTTGATGTAAAAATAGAGGTTGAAGATGTGGTACGTAGTTTCCATATGAATTTTGGTACAAATTAATCAGAAACTAAGCGATTATCTTCAATGATACACTTGGGCTTGGACGATCTGGTAATGGACGCAGTACTGAGACcttaacacaaaagaaaaatgaaaaaaaatcacaagatatatattgaaaaaaaggAATATAGATGAAGAGATATATAATCACAATATAGAAGtgatattttaaagaaaaaaaatcatcttttataAAGTGTATTATATCACACAAATGGATGAatatggattatatatatatatatatatatatgtgtgtgtgtgtgtgtgtacttTAGTTGCAAAGAGTGTATGTATTTACACAATTATGTATCTTGAATTTGTAGACGACAAAATTTTCTTCAACGAAGTGTTGTCATGTTTCTGTTGTggtctaaattttaaaattctagtATGCGCAATGCATAAAGCAAAGGCGTTATATTGAtgataaaaggaagaaaatgacGTTACAGCAAATacaattattattgaaattttagATTACCGATAATAGATTTGGAAGTGTCATTTTCAGTGTTTAttctaaaattcaaaacacTAATTATTAGAAACTAGCTAGTTCTCAAACGTAAACAACTTCCTTCAATTCGTTTACACATTATTATAGTCATCAAACTAACCCTATTGTATTCCCACTATTCCGATATCCAATAATTGGAAAACGCAATTGAAGTACTACTTTATTGTGTTTCtgtgattaaaagaaaaataaacattgtACATACATATTCGctatgttttgaaaaaaaaactatagttaataATAGTTTGATTTTAGAAACGAATGGTATACCATGTACTCCACAATTTGAAAAAGGTAATTCTGCTATTTCTTACCactcaaaacatatataaagtcTTTTACGGTTTAGAAAAGGTTTTGCGTTATATACCTCtattctattaaaattatagGTAGAAAAagttattaatcttttaaaactagctttttaaaattttatataaaaaaatatatccaatttagtgttttttaaataagatcCAAAGACTAATTTTTTGGAGTCGACagaaattatgttaaatttcgaATGGCCAACACTACTCAAATTTAGGTGACAGAAGTTTTATTCCTTGACCACGGGACCAAGATGACTTAGTTCAATCTAGTTTGTTCATATATATGaccttgaattttttttctataaagcagattaattaataatatgttaGAAATTATGAGTGAAGGaatgaaatacaaaatatttgtattataatataaattattaggATGGAATAAAAAAGTAAGAGTGAAGCAACAACAGTTGGGTCGGTTAAGAAGGAAACATAAGACGCATGTATTATTTGAAGATAAGTGTTTACATCATCTTATTCACTTTCAGTTTTGCGTGAATCTATAAGACAGTTTTAACAACAAGCAAAAAGAATCGGGGGAAATAAATACTGGTTAAATGTCGTGCCAATAAAATTTAAGGAATCTCGCAACCTATTTATTAATATTCCTATTAAAATTCTGGTTTGtctcaatgtttttttctttttctaaatgtaatttgcTTGGAAAAAATATGACAAGATTTAATACTacctcaaaaaccaaaaaaggttTTAATGCCTTGCACGCAACAAACTATGAGATTGAGAATCTGAGATACCGACTTAGgtcttttggtttattttctt
The Camelina sativa cultivar DH55 chromosome 6, Cs, whole genome shotgun sequence genome window above contains:
- the LOC104790752 gene encoding vacuolar protein sorting-associated protein 24 homolog 1-like; its protein translation is MKRLMNMFKRKPDPKQKLRDWQRKLRQECRKIEHQIRDIEREERKVKKDIKDSVKRNDMATAEGLAREIVSARRIVKRLYENKAQLNSVSMHLAETVGTAITVGNISKSTEVMKIVIKLMKAPALAATMQEFSKELTKAGVIGEFVSDVVDDTLDSEDIDEEVDKVLTAVAGETAAKLPETVRKGKIMAPAQKVKTSREEEAITEGVDGDEEPEEVRAGLAKVRS